One Setaria viridis chromosome 5, Setaria_viridis_v4.0, whole genome shotgun sequence genomic region harbors:
- the LOC117856317 gene encoding uncharacterized protein, producing the protein MEYLTFEVANFKTSYHAILGRPMLARFMVIPHHTYLVLKMLAPNGVLSIYGDVDTLYKCDTEAVQLAETLEYSAKATAMVAEVQKVDKECLTITEMEPTPTALQPDHRVKKIYLGL; encoded by the coding sequence ATGGAGtacctcacatttgaggtggcgaacttcaagacttcctaccatgctATCCTTGGCAGGCCCATGTTGGCGAGGTTCATGGTGATCCCACACCACACCTACCTTGTCCTCAAGATGTTGGCTCCAAACGGAGTCCTCTCCATCTACGGTGACGTCGATACATTATACAAGTGCGACACCGAGGCAGTCCAGCTTGCAGAAACCCTGGAATACTCAGcaaaggccaccgccatggtaGCCGAGGTCCAGAAGGTGGACAAGGAATGTCTCACGATCACAGAGATGGAGCCGACGCCCACAGCACTGCAACCCGACCACAGGGTCAAGAAGATCTACCTCGGCCTATAA